DNA sequence from the Streptomyces canus genome:
CGGGCCCACCTCGGGGTCCAGGTCCCCGCCGTCCGCGCCCGGATGCTCGAGAGCATGTCGGAGACCGGGCGCATGCTCTGCGAGGCCCTCGCCGAACGCTCCGGCCTGGCCGCGGACAGCCTCCAGGTCCGCGTCTACGCGATGTCCCTCATCGGCGGCCTCATGGAGGTCTCCATGTACTGGGCGGAGAACGGCTTCGAGGGCGACATGCGCGACCTCCTGGACCAGGCCCTGGAGGTCCTGGACCAGGGCCTGCCGACGAAAAAGCCCTGAATCCGCTCTCCCCTGCCGTGGCATCCTGACCGGGTGAACGGTCCCGAGATCCACGTCGAGTTCGCCCCTGGCCTGGCCGTGTTCGTCGCGAGCGGCCGCCGCCGGGGGCCCACCACCCTCACCACCGACGGCGTCTCCTCCCTCGGCCACGTCGTCGAGTCGGCCGGCGTCCCGCTCACCGAGGTCGGGGCCCTGCGGGTGAACGGCCGCGAGGTCCCGAGGTCCTACGTCCCCGTCGCGGGCGACTCCGTGGAGATCAGGGCCGTCGCCCGCCCCCAGCGGATCCCCGGCGCTCCCCTGCGCTTCCTCCTCGACGTCCACCTCGGCACCCTCGCCCGCCGCCTGCGCCTGCTCGGCGTGGACACCGCGTACGAGTCCACGGACATCGGCGACCCGGCCCTCGCCACCCGCTCCGCGACCGAGAAACGCGTCATGCTCAGCCGCGACCGGGGCCTGCTGCACCGCAGGGAACTCTGGGCGGGCGCCTTCGTTTACAGCACCCGCCCCGAAGACCAACTCCGCGACATCCTGGACCGCTTCCGCCCCGAACTACGCCCCTGGACCCGCTGCACAGCCTGCAACGGCCTGCTGCGAGAGGCCACCAAGGAGCAGGTGGCGGACCGGCTGGAGGGCGGGACGGAACGGTCGTACGACGTCTTCGCCCAGTGCCAGGAGTGCGGCCGCGCCTACTGGAAGGGCGCACACCACGAACAGCTGGAGGCGATCGTGGCCGGCGCCCTCGCGGAGGTCAACCGCCCAACGCCACCCGCAACGCCTCCGCGTCGGTCGTAGGCGCCTCACAGGTGAAGTGCCGGCAGACGTAGGCGGTGGGCTCGCCGTTGACGAGGATCCGGTCGGCGAGCAGCGGGAGTTCCTCGCTGTCCGGAGTCCCCACCGCGACCACGGCACCGGGGGCGGTCCCCAGAAGTGCCGTACGGTGCAGGGCCCTTGTGGCGTCGTCGGTCAGCGCGGGTCCCACGACCGCGACCTCCTTCGGCCCGTCGAGGTGTGCCTCCGCCACCGCGAGCCCCCAACCGACGAACCGCGGCACCCGGGGCCCGAGCGCCTTCACCACCCCGAGTGCCTTCTCCGCGGCCTCGCGATGGGGCTCGGCCCCGGTCTGCGCGGCGTAGGACAACAGCGCCCCCGCCGCGGCCGTCCACCCGGAGGGCACCGCGTTGTCGGTCGGATCCTGCGGCCGGCGAATCAGCCGCTCGGCGTCGGCTGCCGTGTCGAACAGCCCGCCCTCGGACCCGGTGAACCGCGTCAGCACATGGTCGAGCAGGAACCCGGCGAAGTCGAGCCAGACCCCCTCCCCGGTCACGGACGCCAGCGCGAGGAAACCCTCGGCCACATCGGCGTAGTCCTCCAGCACACCGGCGTTGGCACCGACCTGACCGTCCTTGCTGGTACGGGACAGCCGGGCCTGCTCGTCCAGATGCAGCCGTACGAGAAGATCGGCGGCACCCAGAGCGGCCTCGACCAGGTCGGGACGGTCGAAGTAGGCGCCGGTCTCGGCGAGCGCGGCGATCGCGAGCCCGTTCCACGCGGCGACGACCTTGTCGTCCCGGCCGGGGGCAGGGCGCCGCGCGCGTGCGTCGAGGAGCCGCCGCCTGATCGACTCGATCTTCTCGGCCTCGAACACGGTGTCCTGCTGAGGGAGTTGGAGGACGGACTGCCCGTGCTCGAACGTGCCCTCCTCCGTGACACCGAAGTACTGGGCGGCGAGGTCGGCGTCCTGCTCCCCGAGCACCTCACGCAACTGCTCCGGCGTCCACACGTAGTAGGCGCCCTCGACGTGCCTGCCCGTCCCGTCGTCACTGTCGGCGTCCAGCGCGGAGGCGAACCCGCCCTCGTTCGTGCGCAGTTCACGGACGATGAAGTCGGCGGTGTCGAGGGCTACCCGGCGGGCGAGGTCGCTGCATTCATCAGCGACTCCGTCGCGGGCGGTGGACCGCCACAGGTGGGCGTAGACGCGGCACAGCAGGGCGTTGTCGTACAGCATCTTCTCGAAGTGCGGCACGATCCAGTCCCGGTCGACGGAGTAGCGGGCGAAGCCGCCGCCGAGCTGGTCGTGGATGCCGCCGCGGGCCATGCGCTCGCAAGTGTCCCGGGCCATCTGGAGGGCGCCCTCGGCACCGGTGCGGGCGTGGTGCCGCAGCAGGAACTCCACGACCATGGACGGCGGGAACTTCGGCGCCCCGCCGAACCCGCCGCGCTGCGCGTCGTACTCCCTCGTCAGCCCGAGCAGAGCCGCGGCGAGCTGCTCCTCGCCGGGTGCCTGCGCGTCGCCGTAGGACATCTCCCGCCCGGCGAGATCCCGCACGATCTTCCCAGCGACCTCGGCGACCTCGTCCCGCCGGTCGGTCCACGCGTGCCGGACACCCTCCAGGACCTGCCGGAAGGAGGGCATGCCCTGGCGGGGCGAGGGCGGGAAGTAGGTGCCGAAGTAGAAGGGCTCGGCGTCCGGCGTGAGAAACACGGTCATGGGCCAGCCGCCCTGCCCGGTGGCGGCCTGCACGGCCTCCATGTAGACGGCGTCGACGTCGGGGCGTTCCTCGCGGTCGACTTTGATGGTGACGAAGTGTTCGTTGAGGAAGTCGGCGGTGGCCCGGTCCTCGAACGACTCGTGTGCCATGACGTGACACCAGTGGCAGCTCGCATACCCGACGCTCAGCAGAACGGGTTTGTTCGCCTTCCGCGCCTCCTCGAAGGCCTCGGCCGACCACGGCCACCAGTCGACCGGGTTGTCCGCGTGCTGGAGGAGGTAGGGGGACGTCTCGTGGGCCAGTCGGTTCGGCATGGGGTCCATCCTGCCGCAGTACCCCGCGCGTCAGGCGTCAGGCGTGTCCCGACGGCGACGTCGAGCTTCCCGGTGCGGCCCTCTCGCCCCGATGCCCCGTCCGCAGCACACTTGACCAAGAAAGCCGTTGCCGCCGGAGGGGGAAGTGACATGCGGGACAGTCATCGGGCGGAAGCCGAACGGCTGTTGGGCCGGGCGGTGGAGGAGGAGGTGCGGCGTTCGGGCGGGCGGGTCGACGGGGCCGTCCTGCTCGCGCGGGCCCGAGGATCACTGGACGCGATGGCGCAGACGGCCGCCGAGGAGTACGAGGCCTACACGCGCGCCCTGGACGAGGCGCAGGCCGGTCAACTCACCTTCAGGCAGCGGTACTCCAAGGAGGGGGCCGGGACTCCTCTGCTGGTGGCGGCGGTCGCCGCCCTGGCTGCCGCCGTGGCCGACCTGGCGCTCGGCACCGACACGGGCACCGCGCTGGGCGCGGGCGTGACCGTGGGCGTCGTGGCCGCGGCGGCGACCGTGGTGAAGGTGGCCGGCTCACATCTGCCGGCCGCGCACCACCGGGCGGGCGCCATCGGCCAGCCCGGCGGCCCGGAGCAGCTCCGGCTCCAGTGGCTGACGGCCTTGGAGGTACGGGGCATCCGGCCGTTCCTCGACCAGCAGCGGGTGCTGAGCGCGTCGACCGGCCCGAAGAAGCCGGGCCCGCGGCTGCGCGGCTCGGACAAGAGCGCGGCGGCCCGCGGCAGGAGCGTGCTGGAGCAGTCGTTCGGGCAACTCCCGGAACCCATCAGCGAGTTCGCGGACCGTCGGACGGAGATGGGCCGCATCCGGCAGTGGGTGCAGGCCTCGCGCGCGACCACCGAGACCCGGCCCACGGTGGTCGTCCTGCACGGCCCGCCCGGCAGCGGCCGTACGGCACTCGCCGTACGGGCGGCGCACG
Encoded proteins:
- a CDS encoding Mut7-C RNAse domain-containing protein, producing the protein MNGPEIHVEFAPGLAVFVASGRRRGPTTLTTDGVSSLGHVVESAGVPLTEVGALRVNGREVPRSYVPVAGDSVEIRAVARPQRIPGAPLRFLLDVHLGTLARRLRLLGVDTAYESTDIGDPALATRSATEKRVMLSRDRGLLHRRELWAGAFVYSTRPEDQLRDILDRFRPELRPWTRCTACNGLLREATKEQVADRLEGGTERSYDVFAQCQECGRAYWKGAHHEQLEAIVAGALAEVNRPTPPATPPRRS
- a CDS encoding thioredoxin domain-containing protein; this encodes MPNRLAHETSPYLLQHADNPVDWWPWSAEAFEEARKANKPVLLSVGYASCHWCHVMAHESFEDRATADFLNEHFVTIKVDREERPDVDAVYMEAVQAATGQGGWPMTVFLTPDAEPFYFGTYFPPSPRQGMPSFRQVLEGVRHAWTDRRDEVAEVAGKIVRDLAGREMSYGDAQAPGEEQLAAALLGLTREYDAQRGGFGGAPKFPPSMVVEFLLRHHARTGAEGALQMARDTCERMARGGIHDQLGGGFARYSVDRDWIVPHFEKMLYDNALLCRVYAHLWRSTARDGVADECSDLARRVALDTADFIVRELRTNEGGFASALDADSDDGTGRHVEGAYYVWTPEQLREVLGEQDADLAAQYFGVTEEGTFEHGQSVLQLPQQDTVFEAEKIESIRRRLLDARARRPAPGRDDKVVAAWNGLAIAALAETGAYFDRPDLVEAALGAADLLVRLHLDEQARLSRTSKDGQVGANAGVLEDYADVAEGFLALASVTGEGVWLDFAGFLLDHVLTRFTGSEGGLFDTAADAERLIRRPQDPTDNAVPSGWTAAAGALLSYAAQTGAEPHREAAEKALGVVKALGPRVPRFVGWGLAVAEAHLDGPKEVAVVGPALTDDATRALHRTALLGTAPGAVVAVGTPDSEELPLLADRILVNGEPTAYVCRHFTCEAPTTDAEALRVALGG